One region of Moraxella sp. ZY210820 genomic DNA includes:
- the metG gene encoding methionine--tRNA ligase, whose amino-acid sequence MSKRQILVTNALPYANGPIHMGHLLGYIQADIWVRAMRSMGHDVIYVCADDAHGTAIMLRAEANGISPEQQIANVQQEHERDFAGFMVDFDHYDSTNSETNRKRSEEIYLKNHQAGHISIRPVTQLFDPEKQMFLSDRFIKGTCPKCKADDQYGDSCEVCGTTYNATELINPRSTLSGATPIEKDSDHYFFNLPNFSEYLQGWTRDKGRLPVSIANKLDEWFEAGLNDWDISRDAPYFGFEIPNAPNKYFYVWVDAPIGYMASFENYIKAKRPELNFDDYWKLDSDKEVYHFIGKDIVYFHALFWPAMLHGANYRTPTSLFVNGFLTVNGEKMSKSRGTFIKAETYLQHLNPEYLRYYFASRLSDKVEDADLNLDDFVQKVNSDLVGKVVNIASRCAKFINTQFDNKLSTNCSEPDLIQEFITAGDSIIQHYEHREFSTAIREIMALADKANQYIDEKKPWSLAKENPNSAEVQQICSVGLNLFRQLVILLSPVLPKLAKEVQAFFKLEQFDFASRTQILLDHEIATFQPLMQRVDKKAVDAMIEDSKESLQSTEQKAKPSTAKAVEQTVKTDDFISIDDFAKVEMKVAKVLECNKVEGADKLLQFTLDVGEEKTRNVFSGIAKFYSPEELQGKTVICVTNLAPRKMKFGLSEGMILSAEKDGQLTVILLDDNIPAGAKLA is encoded by the coding sequence ATGTCCAAACGTCAAATTTTAGTTACCAATGCCCTACCGTATGCCAATGGTCCAATCCACATGGGACATTTACTTGGTTATATTCAAGCCGATATTTGGGTGCGTGCAATGCGTTCAATGGGACATGATGTGATTTATGTCTGTGCTGATGATGCACACGGCACGGCGATTATGTTGCGTGCAGAAGCAAATGGCATTAGCCCAGAACAACAAATTGCCAATGTACAACAAGAACATGAACGTGATTTTGCTGGTTTTATGGTAGATTTTGACCATTATGACTCAACCAATAGTGAGACTAACCGTAAACGTTCTGAAGAAATTTATCTCAAAAATCACCAAGCAGGTCATATTAGCATTCGTCCTGTAACACAATTATTTGACCCTGAAAAACAAATGTTTTTATCAGACCGCTTTATTAAAGGCACTTGCCCTAAATGTAAAGCTGATGACCAATATGGCGATAGTTGTGAAGTGTGTGGCACTACTTATAATGCGACAGAACTGATTAATCCACGCTCAACTTTAAGCGGTGCAACACCTATCGAAAAAGATTCAGACCATTATTTCTTTAATTTACCGAATTTTAGTGAATATTTACAAGGTTGGACACGAGATAAAGGTCGTTTGCCTGTTTCGATTGCCAATAAGCTCGATGAATGGTTTGAAGCAGGTTTGAATGATTGGGATATTAGCCGAGATGCCCCTTATTTTGGTTTTGAAATTCCAAATGCACCGAATAAATATTTTTATGTTTGGGTTGATGCACCGATTGGCTATATGGCGAGTTTTGAAAATTACATCAAAGCAAAACGCCCTGAATTAAATTTTGATGATTATTGGAAACTAGATTCAGATAAAGAAGTTTATCATTTTATTGGTAAAGATATTGTCTATTTCCATGCTTTATTTTGGCCTGCGATGTTACATGGAGCAAATTATCGTACACCAACCTCATTGTTTGTAAATGGTTTCTTGACGGTTAATGGAGAAAAAATGTCTAAATCTCGTGGGACATTTATCAAAGCAGAAACCTATTTACAGCATTTAAATCCTGAATATTTACGTTATTATTTTGCTTCACGTTTATCGGATAAAGTAGAAGACGCTGATTTAAATTTAGATGATTTTGTTCAAAAAGTGAATTCTGATTTAGTCGGTAAAGTGGTCAATATTGCTAGCCGTTGTGCTAAATTTATCAATACCCAATTTGATAATAAATTATCTACAAACTGTAGTGAACCTGATTTAATTCAAGAATTTATCACAGCAGGTGATAGTATTATCCAACATTATGAACACCGTGAATTTAGCACTGCGATTCGTGAAATTATGGCATTGGCGGATAAAGCTAATCAATATATTGATGAGAAAAAGCCTTGGTCTTTGGCAAAAGAAAATCCAAATAGTGCAGAAGTACAACAAATCTGTTCTGTCGGTTTAAATTTATTCCGTCAATTAGTGATTTTATTATCGCCAGTCTTGCCAAAATTAGCCAAAGAAGTACAAGCTTTCTTTAAATTAGAACAGTTTGATTTTGCTTCACGCACACAAATCTTACTTGACCATGAAATTGCAACATTCCAACCTTTAATGCAACGTGTTGATAAAAAAGCAGTTGATGCTATGATTGAAGATTCAAAAGAAAGCCTACAATCAACTGAGCAAAAAGCAAAACCATCTACAGCAAAAGCAGTGGAGCAAACTGTTAAGACTGACGATTTTATCTCTATTGATGATTTTGCTAAGGTAGAAATGAAAGTGGCTAAAGTGCTTGAATGTAATAAAGTTGAAGGAGCTGATAAATTATTGCAATTTACACTTGATGTAGGCGAAGAAAAAACCAGAAATGTATTTAGTGGAATTGCTAAGTTTTATAGCCCTGAAGAATTACAAGGCAAAACGGTAATTTGCGTAACCAATCTTGCCCCACGCAAAATGAAGTTTGGTTTATCGGAAGGTATGATTTTATCTGCGGAGAAAGATGGGCAATTAACCGTTATCCTACTTGATGATAATATTCCTGCTGGTGCAAAACTCGCATAA
- a CDS encoding zinc-dependent alcohol dehydrogenase family protein, which produces MTTMKAMTYYGENDIRFEDRPKPTIIDPTDAIIRMTKTTICGTDLGIWKGKNPEIEATAREKTGEWNGRILGHEGIGIVEEVGSAVKNFKKGDKVIISCVSRCGSCENCQKQLYSHCRQNGGWIMGYMIDGTQAEYVRTPFADNSLYILPDHLNTDVAVFLSDALPTGHEIGVQYGDVKPGDTIAIVGAGPVGMGCLLTGQLYSPSTIIVIDMDENRLKMAKEMGATHTINPNTENVVAKVLEITGGRGVDCAMEAVGYPQTWDICQKIVKEGGNIANVGVHGQPVSFELNKLWIKNLKITTGLVNANTTGMLLKACECSKLPMEKLATHHFKFSEIEKAYDVFKHAAETKAMKVIIEY; this is translated from the coding sequence ATGACTACAATGAAAGCAATGACGTATTATGGTGAAAATGATATTCGTTTTGAAGATCGCCCAAAACCCACTATCATTGACCCAACCGATGCTATTATTCGTATGACAAAAACCACAATTTGTGGTACAGACTTAGGGATTTGGAAAGGTAAAAACCCTGAAATTGAAGCAACCGCTCGTGAAAAAACAGGCGAATGGAATGGTCGTATTTTAGGACATGAAGGGATTGGTATCGTTGAAGAAGTGGGTTCTGCAGTTAAAAACTTCAAAAAAGGCGATAAAGTGATTATTTCATGTGTCAGTCGTTGTGGTTCATGTGAAAACTGTCAAAAACAACTGTATTCACACTGCCGCCAAAATGGTGGTTGGATTATGGGTTATATGATTGATGGCACACAAGCTGAATATGTTCGTACGCCATTTGCAGATAACTCATTGTACATTTTACCCGATCATTTAAATACTGATGTCGCTGTCTTCTTATCCGATGCTTTACCCACTGGACATGAAATCGGTGTTCAATATGGCGATGTAAAACCAGGTGATACAATTGCAATTGTCGGTGCGGGTCCTGTTGGTATGGGCTGTCTATTAACAGGTCAGTTATATTCTCCATCAACCATTATCGTAATTGATATGGACGAAAACCGCCTAAAAATGGCAAAAGAAATGGGAGCAACACACACTATTAATCCAAATACAGAAAATGTTGTGGCTAAAGTACTTGAAATTACTGGTGGTCGTGGCGTAGATTGTGCAATGGAAGCCGTAGGCTATCCACAAACTTGGGATATTTGCCAAAAAATCGTCAAAGAAGGTGGTAACATCGCTAACGTGGGTGTACACGGTCAGCCCGTCAGTTTTGAGCTTAACAAATTGTGGATTAAAAACTTAAAAATTACCACAGGTTTAGTTAATGCCAATACAACTGGTATGCTATTAAAAGCGTGTGAATGCAGTAAATTACCAATGGAAAAATTGGCAACACATCATTTCAAATTTAGTGAAATTGAAAAAGCCTATGATGTATTCAAACACGCTGCTGAAACTAAAGCAATGAAAGTCATCATTGAATATTAA